In the genome of Flaviflexus ciconiae, one region contains:
- a CDS encoding ABC transporter substrate-binding protein, with the protein MLSFRRSTALPLVAALSLVLAGCSSETDNGESNGGEPIDGGTLTFATGDAEPTCLDPHVGGNMPQQIAGIHVTESLFTMTEEGEIEPWLAESGEMSEDGMTWTFTLKEDVEFTDGTPFDAEAVKANVEHLQDPATESSTGYLALEHVESVEPVGAHTAVFHMTEPDAALMESFAQTWLAMQSPTAMERGMEENCESPVGTGPFIVSEWSKQHSITYTRNENYNSAPATADHEGPAYLETLEIRFMPDATSRYAALQAGEVDVIDSAQPDTISQARASDGPIKDLLGVRSGASTRLELNTGGNTFSDPLVRQAFMHASDIETGVETLFFGTVERSTSMVASSTPHGTSHDDGAFDCDQEIANELLDEAGWEMGEDGIRTKDGERLTVRIPVSTHQSIPAEQSLIEQIQAQSREVGFDVTIDPMDLASWYAAAGAWEFDAITAPYGKSSPDVMRIIFHSDGIEPAPSGYHANNINVRNDELDALLEQANQTTDEAERADLYAQAQQIIVDGAYVMPLYDWQTRVLYSEDVQGLRLETNLSTPWFADAWINE; encoded by the coding sequence ATGTTGAGCTTCCGCCGTTCCACGGCCCTTCCACTTGTTGCCGCACTCAGTCTTGTTCTAGCGGGTTGTTCATCCGAAACGGATAATGGCGAAAGCAACGGGGGAGAGCCCATTGACGGTGGCACTCTCACCTTCGCTACCGGCGACGCCGAACCCACCTGCCTGGACCCTCACGTTGGCGGCAACATGCCTCAGCAGATCGCGGGTATTCATGTCACCGAGTCGCTGTTTACGATGACGGAAGAGGGCGAGATCGAGCCGTGGCTTGCGGAGTCGGGGGAGATGTCCGAAGACGGCATGACCTGGACCTTCACGCTCAAGGAGGATGTTGAGTTCACCGACGGAACCCCGTTTGATGCCGAGGCAGTGAAGGCAAACGTTGAGCATCTGCAGGACCCTGCGACCGAGTCCTCAACCGGTTACCTGGCCCTGGAGCACGTCGAATCGGTCGAGCCTGTCGGTGCTCACACGGCCGTGTTCCACATGACCGAGCCGGATGCTGCTCTCATGGAATCCTTCGCACAGACCTGGCTTGCCATGCAGTCACCGACCGCCATGGAGCGCGGCATGGAAGAGAACTGCGAATCCCCGGTCGGCACCGGCCCGTTCATCGTCTCCGAATGGAGCAAGCAGCACTCGATCACCTACACGCGCAACGAGAACTACAACAGCGCACCCGCCACCGCCGATCACGAAGGTCCCGCCTACCTGGAGACACTGGAGATCCGGTTCATGCCGGATGCTACCTCCCGCTATGCTGCCCTTCAGGCCGGTGAAGTCGACGTCATCGACTCGGCCCAACCCGACACGATTTCTCAGGCCCGGGCCTCCGACGGCCCGATCAAGGACCTGCTTGGTGTCCGCTCCGGTGCCTCCACCCGCCTTGAGCTCAACACCGGCGGCAACACCTTCTCCGATCCGCTTGTCCGCCAGGCCTTCATGCACGCCTCCGATATCGAAACGGGTGTCGAAACGCTGTTCTTCGGGACGGTAGAGCGGTCGACGAGCATGGTTGCTTCCAGCACCCCGCACGGCACCAGCCACGACGATGGTGCGTTCGACTGCGATCAGGAAATCGCCAACGAACTGCTTGACGAGGCCGGTTGGGAGATGGGCGAGGATGGCATCCGCACCAAGGACGGCGAACGGCTCACCGTTCGGATCCCCGTCTCAACGCACCAGTCAATCCCTGCCGAGCAGTCGCTCATCGAACAGATTCAGGCCCAGTCCCGCGAGGTCGGCTTCGATGTGACGATCGATCCCATGGATCTGGCCTCCTGGTACGCGGCGGCCGGCGCCTGGGAATTCGATGCGATTACCGCCCCGTACGGCAAGTCAAGCCCCGACGTGATGCGTATCATCTTCCACTCCGACGGCATCGAACCCGCGCCGTCTGGCTACCACGCCAACAACATCAACGTCCGTAACGATGAGCTCGATGCACTTCTGGAACAGGCGAACCAGACGACAGATGAGGCCGAGCGCGCCGATCTTTACGCACAGGCTCAGCAGATTATTGTTGACGGTGCTTATGTCATGCCGCTGTACGACTGGCAGACCCGCGTTCTGTACTCCGAGGACGTCCAGGGGCTGCGGCTCGAGACAAACCTGTCGACTCCGTGGTTCGCTGACGCCTGGATTAACGAGTGA
- a CDS encoding ABC transporter permease, with amino-acid sequence MTRVAKATGLRLGGFILVLWAVATIVFLAMKAIPGDEVDAILGPGSNASDEAVALAIETHGLNKPLVIQYLIQLKSIFTLDWGISFSLDDPVIDVIAEQLPATLTLAFAALGLAWALALVMALISVFGRFPWRIISMIEVVSAALPHFALAIVLIVFFSTWLGVLPPVSTRDPISIVLPALTLALPTAGFLGQVMRESMMDAMEAPFAVSARARGETTIGLFRRHLLRHAILPAISLAGWAFGSLMSGAVVVEEVFARQGIGKTLLSAVGVRDMPLVIGILMVIAAVYCFVTIVVDLVEAAVDPRVGKAA; translated from the coding sequence GTGACACGAGTCGCGAAAGCGACCGGACTACGGCTCGGAGGATTCATTCTTGTCCTCTGGGCCGTAGCCACCATCGTCTTCTTAGCGATGAAGGCGATCCCCGGCGACGAGGTCGATGCGATCCTCGGCCCGGGCTCCAATGCCTCGGATGAGGCGGTGGCGCTAGCGATCGAAACCCACGGTCTCAACAAGCCCCTCGTCATCCAGTACCTCATCCAACTGAAGTCGATCTTCACTCTCGACTGGGGAATCAGCTTCTCGCTCGACGACCCCGTCATTGACGTCATTGCCGAGCAGCTGCCCGCAACCCTGACGCTGGCTTTCGCGGCCCTCGGTCTCGCCTGGGCCCTCGCTCTTGTCATGGCTCTCATCAGCGTCTTTGGCAGGTTCCCGTGGCGGATCATCTCCATGATCGAGGTTGTCTCGGCTGCGCTCCCGCACTTCGCGCTTGCCATCGTCCTCATTGTCTTCTTCTCAACCTGGTTGGGTGTCCTCCCTCCCGTCAGTACCCGAGACCCAATCTCAATTGTGCTTCCAGCCCTCACGCTCGCACTACCCACCGCAGGTTTCCTGGGGCAGGTGATGCGGGAATCGATGATGGATGCGATGGAGGCGCCGTTTGCGGTCTCCGCTCGTGCTCGCGGTGAAACCACCATCGGCCTGTTCCGCCGCCACCTGCTCCGCCACGCCATCCTCCCCGCCATCTCCCTGGCCGGATGGGCGTTTGGCTCGCTCATGTCCGGTGCCGTTGTGGTGGAAGAAGTCTTCGCACGCCAGGGAATCGGTAAGACCCTGCTATCTGCCGTCGGGGTACGGGACATGCCGCTCGTTATCGGAATTCTCATGGTGATTGCGGCCGTCTACTGCTTTGTCACCATTGTCGTTGATCTCGTTGAGGCCGCTGTCGATCCGAGGGTAGGGAAGGCCGCATGA
- a CDS encoding MarR family winged helix-turn-helix transcriptional regulator — protein sequence MTSAHMRIMWLFTDGRTRTLKEIAEGLQIEQSTANRQVNGALEKGLLSRTRPDRRTAYQFKPTPEGRDLYERSLEYALDVYRTALEALGPDRQTFEEGMGAFIDAFADCLGATDAEGNVTPHSPVTVKW from the coding sequence ATGACGTCGGCCCATATGAGAATCATGTGGCTGTTTACGGATGGCCGGACGCGCACGCTCAAGGAGATCGCCGAAGGTCTCCAAATCGAACAGTCAACCGCAAATAGACAGGTCAACGGCGCCTTGGAGAAGGGGCTGCTGTCACGAACCAGACCGGACCGAAGAACCGCCTACCAGTTCAAACCAACCCCGGAAGGCCGGGACCTTTACGAACGTAGCCTCGAATACGCCCTCGATGTTTATCGCACGGCGCTCGAGGCCCTTGGGCCGGACCGGCAAACATTCGAAGAGGGCATGGGCGCCTTCATCGACGCTTTTGCCGACTGCCTGGGCGCAACCGATGCCGAGGGTAACGTAACGCCCCACTCCCCCGTTACCGTCAAGTGGTGA
- a CDS encoding glycoside hydrolase family 2 TIM barrel-domain containing protein: MLRRTHDQPVLRLVHANRPHPSGIDALDQKLTDWEAYGKPIIATEFGAATVAGLHSLTGAMWSEEFQVEIVEAYLGLFDLHPGVQGEHLWNFADFQTGHGIVRVDGNKKSAFTCDRKPKAVAHLLRKRWTGLRDLGTPQD; this comes from the coding sequence ATACTGCGACGTACTCATGATCAACCGGTACTACGGCTGGTACACGCAAACCGGCCACATCCCTCCGGCATTGACGCTCTCGACCAGAAGCTGACCGACTGGGAAGCGTACGGTAAGCCCATCATCGCGACAGAGTTCGGGGCCGCCACCGTTGCGGGCCTTCACTCGCTTACCGGAGCCATGTGGTCGGAAGAGTTTCAGGTCGAGATCGTCGAAGCCTATCTCGGCCTGTTCGACCTCCACCCCGGTGTGCAGGGCGAGCACCTGTGGAACTTTGCCGACTTCCAAACCGGACATGGGATCGTCCGCGTGGACGGTAACAAGAAGAGCGCCTTCACCTGCGATCGGAAGCCCAAGGCCGTTGCGCATCTCCTGCGCAAGCGCTGGACCGGTCTACGCGATCTTGGAACACCGCAAGACTAG
- a CDS encoding glycoside hydrolase family 2 TIM barrel-domain containing protein: MVRSAARRCFSYAGAGQLQRHCAGTRPPRIVGAVFYQTTVREPRGWHDQLVVLRFDSATHKADVWVSDIHVAQHEGGYLPLEADVSDLVAPGEEVRITVRIDNRLRWHTIPPGYVEDTAYGPVQGQMHDFFNYAGIHRRVWLYSTSVNYLDDITAVTDIEKSEADAEVRGLVSCRASISNVHDADEYRHRVLPEGFGTQTSLLTLRAALLGPDGTEAGRADSMGVDAKGLEYTFDIKVKNPTLWELGEGGLYDLLIEVCDADDVIDSCTLRVGIRTVDVVEHEFHINGKPFYFRGFVMHEDHDTIGRGHSDVLMVHDFELLSWIGANSLRTSHYPYAEEVLDYADEHGVVVIDEAAAVGMNKVVGATFGAKIDRVFGPDDVSEETQAAHAAHLSELVARDKNHPSVVMWSIANEPESHTEESEAYFAPLFELTRRLDPTRPVEYVNVQFSPASEDRLATYCDVLMINRYYGWYTQTGHIPPALTLSTRS; encoded by the coding sequence GTGGTTCGGTCGGCCGCTCGACGATGCTTTTCTTATGCCGGTGCCGGCCAGCTACAACGACATTGTGCCGGGACGCGCCCTCCACGAATAGTTGGTGCCGTCTTCTACCAAACGACCGTTCGGGAGCCGCGCGGCTGGCACGATCAGCTTGTTGTTCTCCGCTTCGACTCGGCCACCCACAAAGCAGATGTCTGGGTTAGCGATATCCATGTGGCACAGCACGAAGGTGGTTACCTGCCGTTGGAAGCCGATGTCTCCGATCTTGTTGCGCCCGGCGAAGAAGTACGGATTACAGTCCGGATCGACAACCGCTTGCGCTGGCATACTATTCCGCCCGGCTACGTTGAAGACACCGCGTACGGCCCGGTGCAGGGGCAGATGCACGACTTCTTTAACTATGCCGGTATCCATCGCCGGGTGTGGCTCTACTCCACCTCCGTCAACTACCTCGATGACATTACGGCTGTCACTGACATTGAGAAAAGTGAAGCCGACGCCGAGGTCCGTGGCCTCGTGTCGTGCCGGGCATCAATCTCCAACGTGCACGACGCAGACGAATACAGACATCGCGTCCTTCCCGAAGGCTTTGGCACACAAACGTCACTGCTCACACTCCGCGCCGCACTTCTCGGACCCGACGGTACCGAGGCCGGGCGAGCCGATTCGATGGGTGTTGATGCGAAGGGCCTGGAATATACGTTCGACATCAAGGTCAAGAACCCAACCCTGTGGGAACTCGGTGAGGGAGGGCTCTACGACCTCCTTATCGAGGTGTGCGACGCCGATGACGTTATCGACTCCTGCACCCTTCGGGTTGGTATCCGCACGGTGGACGTCGTGGAGCACGAGTTCCACATCAACGGGAAACCGTTCTACTTCCGCGGGTTCGTCATGCACGAGGATCACGACACGATCGGCAGGGGCCACAGTGATGTCCTCATGGTCCACGACTTCGAACTCCTGTCGTGGATCGGGGCGAATTCGCTCCGAACCTCCCACTACCCGTACGCGGAAGAGGTTCTCGACTATGCGGACGAGCACGGCGTCGTCGTCATCGACGAGGCCGCTGCGGTCGGAATGAACAAAGTTGTGGGTGCAACCTTCGGTGCGAAGATCGACAGGGTGTTCGGACCGGATGATGTTTCCGAAGAAACGCAGGCAGCTCATGCGGCACACCTGTCAGAACTTGTTGCGCGGGACAAGAACCATCCCAGTGTCGTCATGTGGTCCATTGCGAACGAACCCGAATCGCATACGGAAGAGTCCGAAGCTTATTTCGCACCCCTCTTTGAGCTCACCCGCCGCCTGGATCCGACGCGTCCCGTCGAATATGTGAACGTTCAGTTCTCGCCGGCTTCCGAGGACCGGCTGGCCACATACTGCGACGTACTCATGATCAACCGGTACTACGGCTGGTACACGCAAACCGGCCACATCCCTCCGGCATTGACGCTCTCGACCAGAAGCTGA
- a CDS encoding mycothione reductase, with translation MTHYDLLLIGTGSGNSLPGPEFHDLSIALVEKGTFGGTCLNVGCIPTKMFAYTAEVAATPANSARFGVDQTLNSVDWPAIRDRIFGRIDPIAESGEEYRVTHEDNRNMTVYRGVGHFTGPKTMVVATANGDEEITADRVVIAAGSRPSFPDVEGIEAIGAHTSDSVMRLEELPATMIVLGSGFIAAEMAHVFSSLGVRVTLIARSQVMLRAQDHDVAETYTRLAGDTYDVKLGFAASKVVRNENGSVTITGTVDGVLSSVTADEILVATGRVSNADNLDVAAAGIGMRTDGRVAVDTYQRVLNPAGEVLDGIFALGDVSSQYQLKHVANKEAKTVRHNLLHPDSMIETDHRFVPSAVFGHPQIATVGLTENQAREAGYDIVVARQEYAGIAYGWAMEDTTGFTKIIAEKGTTKILGAHIIGPHAPTLIQILIQAMSTGQTAADIASTQYWIHPAMPELIENALLQITD, from the coding sequence ATGACCCATTACGATCTGCTCCTTATTGGCACCGGTTCAGGTAACTCGCTCCCGGGCCCAGAGTTTCATGACCTGTCCATTGCACTCGTGGAGAAGGGAACCTTTGGCGGCACCTGCCTCAACGTCGGTTGCATCCCGACCAAGATGTTTGCCTACACTGCCGAAGTTGCTGCCACTCCTGCAAACTCTGCCCGGTTCGGTGTGGATCAGACACTGAACTCGGTTGATTGGCCCGCGATTCGCGACCGCATCTTTGGTCGCATCGACCCAATTGCCGAGTCGGGCGAAGAGTATCGGGTGACCCACGAGGACAATCGGAACATGACCGTGTACCGCGGCGTCGGCCACTTCACCGGTCCGAAAACCATGGTGGTGGCCACGGCTAATGGGGATGAAGAGATTACCGCCGACCGTGTGGTTATCGCAGCCGGTTCGCGACCGTCGTTCCCCGACGTCGAAGGAATTGAAGCCATTGGCGCCCACACCTCGGATTCGGTCATGAGGCTCGAGGAACTGCCTGCCACGATGATCGTTCTGGGATCCGGGTTTATTGCGGCTGAGATGGCGCACGTATTCTCGTCCCTCGGTGTTCGCGTCACCCTGATTGCCCGCTCTCAGGTCATGCTCCGGGCCCAGGACCACGACGTAGCCGAGACGTACACGCGACTTGCTGGCGACACGTACGACGTCAAGCTGGGCTTTGCCGCATCGAAGGTCGTCCGCAATGAGAATGGCTCCGTGACAATCACGGGTACGGTTGACGGCGTGCTCAGCTCGGTCACCGCCGACGAGATCCTCGTTGCCACGGGACGGGTCTCGAACGCGGACAATCTTGACGTCGCTGCCGCCGGGATCGGCATGCGCACCGACGGCCGGGTGGCTGTCGACACGTACCAGCGCGTTCTAAACCCGGCCGGAGAAGTCCTTGACGGAATCTTCGCCCTCGGAGATGTGTCGTCGCAGTACCAGCTCAAGCATGTGGCAAACAAGGAAGCAAAGACGGTCCGGCACAACCTCCTCCACCCGGATTCCATGATCGAAACAGATCACCGCTTCGTCCCCTCCGCGGTCTTCGGACACCCCCAGATCGCAACCGTTGGGCTCACCGAAAACCAGGCGCGAGAAGCAGGGTATGACATCGTGGTAGCCCGCCAAGAGTACGCCGGCATCGCCTACGGATGGGCGATGGAGGACACGACAGGGTTCACGAAGATCATTGCCGAGAAGGGCACGACCAAGATCCTCGGCGCCCACATCATCGGCCCGCACGCGCCCACCCTCATCCAAATACTTATCCAAGCCATGTCGACCGGACAAACCGCTGCCGACATCGCATCCACCCAGTACTGGATCCACCCCGCCATGCCCGAACTCATCGAGAACGCGCTCCTACAGATCACCGACTGA
- a CDS encoding thymidine kinase, translated as MEMNEFSNDNRGGTGTLTVIAGPMFSGKSARLLEIVKGFAVHEKIVAVFTHAIDTRRGIGDISTHDGRSIPAIPVTQARDILPFAEVAEAVAVDEAQFFGAELMNVVDALLDRGVDVVVCGLSVTFDGRPFSPIPELMAVTERVEKLTADCSVCGAPASFHQPASNQDLGDPLEIEERQVGGAEAYEARCRRHATRQ; from the coding sequence ATGGAGATGAACGAATTCAGTAACGATAATCGCGGAGGCACCGGCACTCTCACGGTGATTGCCGGGCCAATGTTTTCCGGCAAGTCGGCTCGCTTGCTGGAGATCGTGAAGGGCTTTGCAGTTCACGAAAAGATCGTTGCTGTTTTTACTCACGCCATCGATACTCGCCGCGGGATTGGTGATATTTCGACGCATGATGGTCGGTCGATCCCGGCGATACCCGTAACCCAGGCCCGCGACATTCTGCCGTTCGCCGAGGTCGCGGAGGCCGTGGCAGTTGACGAGGCACAGTTCTTTGGAGCGGAGCTCATGAATGTGGTAGACGCACTCCTCGATCGAGGCGTCGATGTCGTGGTCTGCGGCCTGTCGGTCACGTTTGACGGCAGGCCGTTCTCGCCGATTCCGGAGCTCATGGCAGTCACCGAGCGCGTTGAGAAGCTCACAGCGGACTGTTCGGTATGCGGGGCACCTGCCTCCTTTCACCAGCCCGCTTCCAACCAGGACTTAGGCGATCCTCTGGAGATTGAGGAACGTCAGGTGGGTGGCGCCGAGGCCTACGAAGCCCGGTGTCGACGGCACGCCACCAGGCAGTAA
- a CDS encoding ABC transporter permease — protein MSVPVLAKTKSRAGLGWGGWLSAAFIALLLVCVFFPGLIAPGNPLAVDPGSGFQAPSAEHWFGTDESGRDTFTRLVHGTGDSLVIGVAATGIGLILAIILGIGSALGPRWLDFTLSRFIEVLFALPGIVLALLLITAIGPGVVTSTIAVGLATAPGYARMIRTQTVKIARSGYVEADRALGRTPGQILRRRILPNLVVPLFVIATLGIGQGVVWASSLSYLGLGVSPPSPEWGAMMNAGRTYLTSSAWWLTFFPGLAIILTAVSTTVLSRAISAASRRA, from the coding sequence ATGAGCGTCCCGGTTCTTGCCAAAACAAAGTCCCGTGCCGGTCTCGGCTGGGGAGGCTGGCTGTCCGCCGCGTTTATCGCCCTGCTTCTTGTTTGTGTCTTCTTCCCGGGACTCATTGCTCCCGGCAATCCGCTCGCCGTTGATCCCGGTTCCGGCTTCCAGGCACCATCAGCGGAGCACTGGTTCGGTACCGACGAGTCGGGGAGAGACACGTTTACCCGCCTCGTTCACGGCACCGGTGATTCCCTCGTCATCGGCGTCGCAGCCACGGGCATAGGTCTCATTCTCGCCATCATTCTCGGCATTGGTTCTGCACTCGGTCCCCGCTGGCTCGACTTCACGCTCAGCCGCTTTATCGAGGTTCTGTTCGCTCTCCCCGGCATCGTCCTCGCCCTCCTCCTCATCACGGCCATTGGCCCCGGCGTTGTCACATCCACGATTGCCGTTGGCCTGGCCACCGCACCCGGATACGCCCGGATGATCCGCACCCAGACGGTAAAGATTGCTCGCTCCGGCTACGTCGAGGCGGATCGTGCACTCGGCCGCACACCGGGCCAGATCCTCCGCAGGAGGATCCTCCCGAACCTGGTCGTCCCACTCTTTGTCATCGCCACCCTTGGCATCGGCCAGGGAGTCGTGTGGGCATCATCCTTGTCCTACCTTGGCCTTGGCGTATCACCACCGTCGCCCGAGTGGGGAGCAATGATGAATGCTGGTCGCACCTACCTGACCTCGAGCGCCTGGTGGTTAACCTTCTTCCCGGGCCTCGCCATCATCCTGACCGCCGTATCGACAACTGTTCTGTCACGAGCGATCTCCGCAGCGTCGAGGAGGGCATGA
- the nikE gene encoding nickel ABC transporter ATP-binding protein NikE, producing the protein MMEPIYSVSDLSVSFDRQVVNKVSFDLVPGRCLALVGESGSGKSVTARSLLGLAGTGSSVTGSLRLNDQEMIDAKNRTWTKARGRDIGLVLQDALVSLDPLRPIGREVGDALRLSTDTKPADIPLRTVELLTKVGLDDPQHRARQRSEQLSGGQRQRALIAAAIAADPPIIIADEPTTALDRTVQRHIVDLLGSLRDEGKALLLITHDLSIVEQIADDVSVMMDGEIVESGPASRVLTAPEHRKTRQLIESVPMRATRPARAPAKAVLQGTNLVRIFPGKGSLPDRHAVDGVSVALEKGETLGLVGASGSGKTTLARLLLGLDTPTRGEVTLLGEPWSDIPEQERRQRRSKISIIYQDALSSFDPRTRVGSILADAVSLGGEPSWKRASEATKEKVYGLLDDVGLAHETVHRRPLHLSGGMRQRVAIARALATEPEILVSDEPVSSLDVTVQAEILDLLDELQQSRGLTQLFISHDLGVIGQVADRIAVMAEGKIVEIGNRDEVLDNPSHEVTRTLIGDLDSGA; encoded by the coding sequence ATGATGGAACCGATCTACTCCGTAAGCGACCTCTCGGTCTCGTTCGATCGCCAGGTGGTCAACAAAGTTTCCTTCGACCTCGTCCCCGGACGATGCCTCGCCCTCGTCGGCGAATCAGGTTCAGGTAAATCCGTCACCGCCCGGAGTCTCCTGGGTTTGGCGGGAACCGGTTCCTCGGTGACCGGCAGTTTGCGCCTGAACGATCAGGAGATGATCGACGCGAAGAACAGAACCTGGACGAAGGCCAGGGGCCGAGACATCGGCCTCGTCCTCCAAGATGCTCTTGTCTCGCTCGATCCGCTTCGTCCTATCGGCCGGGAGGTGGGGGATGCTCTGCGGCTCTCCACGGATACCAAGCCCGCTGATATTCCGCTCCGCACAGTAGAGCTACTCACCAAGGTCGGGCTCGACGATCCGCAGCACCGAGCACGCCAGCGTTCCGAACAGCTTTCCGGTGGGCAACGCCAGCGCGCGCTCATTGCCGCAGCAATCGCGGCCGACCCGCCGATCATAATTGCGGATGAGCCGACCACGGCTCTTGACCGTACGGTTCAGCGTCACATTGTTGACCTGCTGGGTTCCTTGCGGGACGAGGGGAAGGCCCTCCTTCTCATCACTCACGACCTCTCCATCGTCGAACAGATCGCCGACGATGTGTCCGTGATGATGGACGGGGAAATCGTGGAATCAGGCCCGGCGAGCCGGGTGCTCACCGCACCGGAGCATCGAAAGACCCGCCAGCTCATCGAATCCGTCCCCATGCGAGCAACGCGCCCGGCTCGAGCTCCTGCCAAGGCCGTACTTCAAGGAACAAACCTTGTCCGGATCTTCCCCGGCAAGGGTTCTCTACCTGACCGTCACGCGGTCGACGGAGTAAGTGTGGCACTGGAAAAGGGGGAGACTCTTGGGCTTGTCGGGGCCTCCGGCTCGGGCAAGACAACCCTTGCTCGTCTCCTCCTGGGACTCGACACCCCGACAAGAGGTGAAGTCACGCTTCTGGGCGAGCCCTGGTCGGATATCCCCGAACAGGAACGGCGTCAGCGCCGGTCGAAGATCTCAATCATCTACCAGGACGCACTGTCGTCCTTCGATCCCCGTACCCGCGTTGGTTCGATTCTCGCGGATGCTGTTTCTCTCGGCGGCGAACCATCGTGGAAGAGGGCTAGCGAGGCCACGAAGGAGAAGGTTTACGGACTTCTTGACGACGTGGGCCTAGCGCACGAGACCGTGCATCGCCGTCCCCTTCACCTCTCCGGTGGCATGCGTCAACGCGTTGCAATTGCCAGAGCGTTGGCAACCGAGCCAGAAATCCTTGTTTCCGACGAGCCAGTATCTTCCCTTGACGTCACGGTCCAGGCCGAGATTCTTGATCTGCTTGATGAGCTACAGCAGTCCCGCGGGCTTACCCAGCTGTTCATTTCCCACGACCTTGGCGTTATCGGCCAAGTCGCCGACCGCATTGCGGTCATGGCTGAAGGCAAGATCGTGGAAATCGGCAATCGGGACGAGGTTCTCGACAATCCCTCCCACGAGGTAACCCGCACTCTGATAGGTGATCTGGATAGCGGGGCATAG